A genomic window from Puniceicoccus vermicola includes:
- the pheT gene encoding phenylalanine--tRNA ligase subunit beta codes for MKISYQWLSDYVKLDHSVAEIEEALTLIGFEVEGIESFGVPRLENVVVGEVLVRDQHPDADRLSVCSVKVSETEEPVGIVCGAQNYKVGDRVPVALPGAVLPGDFKIKKSKLRGVPSAGMMCSAKELNLGDDHSGLLILEDRPAIGTPINEIFPEPDTVFDVEVTPNRPDCLSVIGIARELAAWFREDLKYPEIEQAISDGDSSDHLLESIKVLDSEACPRYTAWSIRGVKMGESPDWMKQKLRAAGLRPINNVVDCTNFVLLETGQPLHAFDFAKIKGGRLEIRKARSGESITTLDEKKRNLSADDLVVADAERPLVIAGIMGSVDAEVDGSSVDIVLEVAAFESTATRATSRRLGLSTDSSYRFERGVDPRGIEFAAARCIDLILKTAGGQVGGAPQMAGTLLDTFSEIEVTPEQITKRIGFEVPEDDIAAAWERLEFEVSRPDDASEPWRVRVPSFRGDLGRVADLTEEFLRMYGTDRIPESSVGCETVSSLPEAPGDLASRAFRSHLVANGFNEAFNYTLVSGDSAQCWQGSAGRQALEMENPLSQDQSHLRPSLLSGLLDVIRFNRGRARKEFRFFECGRVFREEKGRVNECLSVAFAVCAAPEKTDWLAREPFDFFSARGLLEDLVGMAGLQWQAGRIRPAQNDAAWTEKRSAELVHPAGWSVSWGALSRSILEAHEISDPVFAGELIVNPARLDPSAKKKASFVAPSSFPRSIKDIAVVVPQSELAESVRSKVASFANKGAKGFTVESVNIFDVYEGKGLPEGHKSIAFSVEYGSPDRTLTEKEVGKAFDDLQKRIAEEKSMAMR; via the coding sequence ATGAAGATCAGTTATCAGTGGCTCTCGGATTATGTGAAACTCGACCACTCGGTGGCCGAGATCGAGGAGGCGTTGACCCTCATCGGTTTTGAGGTCGAGGGAATCGAGTCCTTCGGTGTTCCTCGCCTTGAAAACGTCGTCGTTGGCGAGGTTCTCGTGCGGGATCAGCATCCCGATGCGGATCGCCTCAGCGTTTGCTCAGTCAAAGTGTCTGAGACGGAGGAACCGGTCGGCATCGTTTGTGGTGCCCAGAATTACAAAGTAGGGGACCGTGTCCCGGTTGCCTTGCCGGGGGCAGTATTGCCCGGAGACTTTAAGATCAAGAAGTCGAAGCTGCGCGGGGTTCCCTCCGCGGGAATGATGTGCTCGGCGAAAGAGCTGAATCTCGGGGACGACCACTCTGGGCTATTGATCCTGGAGGACCGTCCGGCTATCGGCACACCGATCAATGAGATCTTTCCCGAGCCCGATACCGTTTTTGATGTCGAGGTGACGCCAAACCGCCCGGATTGCCTGAGCGTTATCGGCATCGCCCGCGAACTCGCGGCCTGGTTCCGTGAGGACTTGAAGTATCCGGAGATCGAACAGGCAATTTCGGATGGTGATTCATCCGATCATCTCTTGGAGTCGATCAAAGTGCTCGATTCGGAGGCTTGCCCACGCTACACGGCCTGGTCGATTCGGGGCGTGAAGATGGGGGAGAGCCCGGACTGGATGAAGCAGAAGCTTCGGGCCGCCGGACTGCGTCCAATCAACAACGTCGTCGATTGCACGAATTTTGTCCTCCTTGAGACGGGGCAACCGCTGCACGCCTTTGACTTTGCCAAGATCAAGGGCGGTCGCCTCGAAATCCGCAAAGCGCGTTCAGGCGAATCAATTACCACTCTCGACGAGAAGAAGCGGAATCTTTCCGCGGACGATCTGGTCGTTGCCGATGCCGAACGTCCTTTGGTCATTGCTGGGATCATGGGTTCAGTCGATGCGGAAGTTGACGGCAGCTCGGTGGACATTGTCCTGGAAGTGGCTGCCTTTGAATCAACCGCGACCCGGGCCACTTCCCGTCGCCTTGGTCTGAGCACTGACAGCTCCTATCGTTTTGAACGGGGCGTCGACCCTCGGGGAATCGAGTTTGCGGCCGCTCGCTGCATCGACCTCATTCTCAAAACTGCCGGAGGGCAAGTGGGCGGAGCCCCGCAAATGGCGGGAACCCTCCTCGATACCTTTTCCGAGATTGAAGTGACTCCAGAGCAAATTACGAAGCGCATCGGCTTCGAAGTGCCCGAAGATGACATCGCTGCGGCTTGGGAACGATTGGAGTTTGAGGTCAGTCGCCCCGATGATGCTTCTGAACCATGGCGGGTCCGCGTGCCGTCGTTCCGGGGAGATCTGGGTCGCGTTGCCGATTTGACCGAAGAGTTCTTAAGGATGTACGGCACGGACCGGATTCCTGAATCCAGTGTTGGATGCGAAACGGTCTCTTCGCTGCCGGAAGCCCCGGGTGACTTGGCCAGCCGCGCCTTCCGAAGTCATCTGGTCGCCAATGGCTTTAACGAAGCGTTCAATTACACCCTCGTCTCTGGGGATTCTGCACAGTGCTGGCAGGGTTCTGCCGGTCGGCAAGCTCTGGAGATGGAGAATCCGCTTTCGCAGGATCAGAGCCATTTGCGCCCTTCTCTGTTGAGTGGACTGCTTGACGTCATTCGCTTCAACCGCGGCCGGGCGCGCAAGGAATTCCGCTTCTTCGAATGCGGTCGCGTTTTCCGTGAGGAAAAGGGCCGAGTGAATGAGTGTCTTTCGGTGGCTTTTGCCGTTTGCGCGGCACCGGAGAAGACTGATTGGCTCGCCCGCGAACCGTTTGATTTCTTCTCCGCTCGTGGTCTCTTGGAGGACCTAGTCGGAATGGCTGGCTTGCAATGGCAGGCCGGGCGTATTCGTCCTGCTCAGAATGATGCGGCTTGGACCGAAAAGCGTTCCGCAGAGTTGGTGCATCCGGCCGGTTGGTCAGTCTCCTGGGGTGCTTTGAGTCGTTCGATTCTAGAAGCGCACGAGATTTCCGATCCCGTTTTCGCCGGAGAGCTGATCGTCAATCCCGCACGTCTGGATCCTTCCGCGAAGAAGAAAGCCTCCTTCGTCGCCCCCAGTTCCTTCCCGCGTTCGATTAAGGACATTGCCGTCGTCGTTCCGCAGAGTGAACTGGCCGAGAGTGTACGCAGCAAAGTGGCTTCTTTCGCGAACAAGGGCGCCAAGGGCTTTACGGTCGAGTCGGTGAACATCTTCGACGTCTATGAGGGCAAGGGATTGCCGGAAGGACACAAGAGCATCGCCTTCTCCGTAGAATATGGCTCCCCCGATCGCACTCTGACTGAAAAGGAAGTTGGCAAAGCCTTCGACGATCTTCAGAAGCGCATCGCGGAAGAGAAGTCGATGGCGATGCGGTAA
- a CDS encoding cation diffusion facilitator family transporter — translation MPDPTHQPRQKAERNAILITVFGNLIMAGAGIGFAIATRAQAILLDGVYSLIGFGLALLAIRVSSLVLRPDDERYPFGYVAYEPILNFTKGLLIGSVSIFALVAAIISLATGGREIAEGSAFVYACGATLGCFGVAGALHLWLRKNQSPLVRIDLHNWIIDGCVSFAVALAFLLAVLLPRFGLQDWVPYVDPTVTGLVCLILLPVPFQIIRENWAQIVARSAPAERIAEIDAILDHWLPRERFHQRELRVVESGRVLLVHLYVRINDLSVAECDEIRDRVWEELQQKYAHPALDISFTANPKWFRHASGDIEESLPL, via the coding sequence ATGCCCGACCCCACCCATCAGCCCCGGCAGAAGGCCGAACGGAATGCCATTCTGATCACCGTATTCGGAAATCTGATCATGGCCGGAGCCGGCATTGGATTCGCGATCGCGACCCGGGCTCAAGCCATTCTTCTCGACGGAGTATACTCCTTGATCGGATTCGGTCTGGCTCTCCTGGCCATCCGAGTCTCCTCCCTGGTTCTTCGTCCCGATGACGAGCGATATCCCTTCGGGTATGTTGCCTATGAACCCATCCTCAATTTTACCAAGGGGCTTCTCATCGGCTCCGTCTCCATCTTCGCTTTGGTTGCGGCGATCATTTCTCTGGCCACCGGAGGACGCGAAATCGCGGAGGGCTCGGCTTTCGTCTACGCTTGCGGAGCGACCCTCGGCTGCTTCGGGGTTGCCGGAGCGCTCCACCTCTGGCTGCGAAAGAACCAGTCGCCTCTAGTGCGCATCGACCTCCACAACTGGATTATCGACGGATGCGTCAGTTTTGCCGTTGCCCTCGCCTTTCTATTGGCAGTTCTTCTGCCCCGCTTCGGACTCCAGGATTGGGTTCCCTATGTCGATCCGACGGTGACCGGTTTGGTCTGTTTGATTCTTCTCCCAGTTCCCTTCCAAATCATTCGCGAGAATTGGGCGCAGATTGTCGCGCGTTCGGCTCCAGCCGAGCGAATTGCCGAAATCGATGCCATCCTTGACCACTGGCTTCCCCGCGAACGATTCCACCAGCGCGAACTCCGCGTCGTTGAATCCGGCCGGGTGCTTCTCGTCCATCTATACGTAAGAATCAATGACCTCTCGGTCGCCGAGTGCGATGAAATCCGCGACCGGGTCTGGGAGGAACTTCAGCAAAAGTATGCCCATCCGGCTCTCGACATCTCCTTTACGGCAAACCCGAAGTGGTTTCGCCATGCCTCGGGAGATATCGAGGAGAGCCTTCCACTGTAA